The proteins below come from a single Miscanthus floridulus cultivar M001 chromosome 1, ASM1932011v1, whole genome shotgun sequence genomic window:
- the LOC136487095 gene encoding histone acetyltransferase GCN5 — translation MDGLAAPSPSHSGATSGGGASHRKRKLPPSSLSDATADEDDDTTAPSSPSTAPSSPSRPSSPSSSHSDDDDDDSLHTFNAARLDGAPGGGSASGRPPKPDSSSVSAAAAAAAAAAGGGPKPEPGSATAGDGKEDPKGLFTDNLQTSGAYSAREEGLKREEDSGRLKFLCYSNDGVDEHMIWLVGLKNIFARQLPNMPKEYIVRLVMDRTHKSMMVIRNNIVVGGITYRPYASQRFGEIAFCAITADEQVKGYGTRLMNHLKQHARDADGLTHFLTYADNNAVGYFVKQGFTKEITLDKERWQGYIKDYDGGILMECKIDPKLPYVDLATMIRRQRQAIDEKIRELSNCHIVYPGIDFQKKEAGIPRRLIKPEDIPGLREAGWTPDQWGHSKSRSAFSPDYNTYRQQLTNLMRILLKNLSEHPDAWPFKEPVDSRDVPDYYDIIKDPIDLKTMLRRVDSDQYYVTLEMFVADMKRMFNNARTYNSPDTIYYKCATRLENFFSTKIASLVAQASTKS, via the exons ATGGACGGCCTCGCTGCGCCGTCGCCGTCCCACTCCGGCGCCACCTCCGGCGGCGGGGCCTCCCACCGCAAGCGGAAGCTCCCGCCGTCGTCGCTCTCCGACGCCACcgccgacgaggacgacgacaccACCGCTCCGTCATCCCCCTCCACGGCCCCATCCTCGCCCTCCCGACCGTCCTCTCCATCTTCCTCACActctgacgatgacgacgacgactcgCTCCACACGTTCAATGCCGCGCGCCTCGACGGCGCGCCGGGTGGGGGCTCCGCCTCCGGCCGTCCTCCGAAGCCGGATTCCTCATCAGTGTCTgctgcggcggccgccgccgcggctgcgGCTGGCGGAGGGCCCAAGCCGGAGCCCGGCTCGGCGACCGCTGGCGACGGGAAGGAGGACCCAAAGGGGTTGTTCACGGACAACCTTCAGACCAGCGGCGCGTACAGCGCCCGTGAGGAGGGCCTCAAACGCGAG GAAGATTCGGGAAGGCTAAAATTTCTCTGTTATTCTAACGATGGTGTTGATGAACACATGATATG GTTGGTAGGTTTGAAGAATATCTTCGCCCGGCAGCTTCCTAATATGCCCAAAGAATATATTGTGCGCCTTGTCATGGATAG AACTCACAAGTCAATGATGGTTATCAGGAACAATATTGTCGTGGGAGGCATTACTTATCGCCCTTATGCAAG CCAGAGGTTTGGAGAAATAGCGTTTTGTGCTATCACAGCTGATGAGCAAGTTAAAGGCTATGGAACAAGATTAATGAATCATTTGAAGCAACATGCACGGGATGCTGATGGGCTCACACATTTCTTAACCTATGCTGATAATAATGCTGTTGGCTATTTTGTAAAGCAG GGTTTCACAAAGGAGATCACATTGGACAAAGAAAGATGGCAAGG GTACATTAAAGACTATGATGGAGGAATATTGATGGAGTGTAAAATTGACCCAAAGCTGCCATATGTTGATCTGGCAACAATGATTCGACGTCAAAGGCAG GCCATTGATGAGAAGATCAGAGAGCTTTCTAACTGCCATATTGTTTATCCAGGAATTGATTTTCAGAAG AAAGAAGCTGGCATTCCAAGAAGACTGATAAAGCCAGAAGATATCCCTGGTCTGA GGGAAGCTGGGTGGACGCCTGATCAGTGGGGTCATTCTAAATCACGATCAGCATTCTCCCCGGACTATAATACTTACAGGCAACAACTTACTAACCTTATGCGGATATTGTTGAAG AATCTGAGTGAACATCCTGATGCTTGGCCATTTAAAGAGCCTGTGGATTCACGAGATGTTCCAGACTATTATGATATCATCAAAGATCCTATTG ATTTAAAGACGATGTTAAGAAGAGTCGACTCTGATCAATATTATGTGACCCTAGAGATGTTTGTAGCCGACATGAAGAGAATGTTCAACAATGCAAGAACTTACAATTCTCCAGATACTATCTATTACAAATGTGCGACACG GCTTGAAAATTTCTTCTCGACCAAAATTGCTTCACTGGTTGCACAAGCCTCAACCAAGAGCTAG
- the LOC136487106 gene encoding chitinase 2-like, with protein MGSSKLIAAVLLPAAALVIALLHAPTTTAANSNLFRDYIGAIFNGVQFSDVPINQDVQFDFILSFVIDYTTTTDPPSPTNGQFSIFWQDSVLTPSAVAAIKQSNPNVRVAVSLGGATVNNSPVFFNVTSADSWVDNAVSSLTSIVQQYGLDGIDIDYEQFQADPATFAECIGRLVTTLKSNGVIKFASIAPFADADVQSHYQALWASYGISVIDYINFQFYAYDASTTADQYVNYFDEQMVNYPGGNILASFTTAPTTTSVPVDTALSACQTLQSQGKLYGIFIWAADYSKSQGFKYETQAQALLANATSQ; from the coding sequence ATGGGCTCCTCAAAGCTCATTGCAGCCGTTCTTCTCCCAGCTGCTGCCCTTGTcatcgccctcctccatgccCCAACGACCACAGCAGCAAACTCCAACCTCTTCCGCGACTACATCGGCGCCATCTTCAACGGTGTCCAGTTCAGCGACGTGCCGATCAACCAAGACGTCCAGTTCGACTTCATCCTCTCCTTCGTCATCGACTACACCACCACAACCGATCCTCCATCTCCGACCAACGGGCAGTTCAGCATCTTCTGGCAGGACTCGGTGCTGACGCCGTCCGCGGTGGCCGCCATCAAGCAGAGCAACCCGAACGTGCGGGTGGCCGTCAGCCTGGGCGGCGCCACCGTGAACAACAGCCCGGTGTTCTTCAACGTCACCTCCGCCGACTCGTGGGTCGACAACGCCGTCTCCTCCCTGACCAGCATCGTCCAGCAGTACGGCCTGGACGGCATCGACATCGACTACGAGCAGTTCCAGGCGGACCCGGCCACCTTCGCCGAGTGCATCGGCCGCCTGGTGACGACGCTCAAGAGCAACGGGGTGATCAAGTTCGCGTCCATCGCGCCgttcgccgacgccgacgtgcaGAGCCATTACCAGGCGCTGTGGGCGAGCTATGGGATTAGCGTGATAGACTACATCAACTTCCAGTTCTACGCGTACGACGCGAGCACAACCGCGGACCAGTACGTGAACTACTTCGACGAGCAGATGGTGAACTACCCCGGCGGCAACATCCTGGCCAGCTTCACCACGGCGCCGACGACTACCTCGGTGCCGGTTGATACGGCGCTCAGCGCCTGCCAGACTCTGCAGTCGCAGGGAAAGCTCTACGGCATCTTCATCTGGGCTGCGGATTACTCTAAGAGCCAAGGGTTCAAGTACGAGACACAAGCGCAGGCACTGTTGGCCAACGCCACCAGCCAGTAG
- the LOC136487116 gene encoding chitinase 2-like, which translates to MGCSKLIALVLVPALVAVHVHVPMASAANSNLFRDYIGAIFNGVKFTDVPINPRVRFDFIMAFVIDYTTATEPPTPTNGQFNIFWQNSVLTASAVAAIKQSNPNVRVAVSLGGATVNDRPVFFNITSVESWVQNAVSSLTTIVQEYNLDGIDIDYEQFQADPATFAECIGRLVTTLKSNGVIKFASIAPYGNADVQRHYQALWASYGSVIDYVNFQFYAYGASTTEAQYVDFFDQQLVNYPGGNILASFTTAPTTTSVSINTSLSACQTLQSQGKLYGIFIWAADHSRSQGFKYDTQAQALLANAPAGY; encoded by the coding sequence ATGGGCTGCTCGAAGCTGATTGCGTTAGTACTTGTCCCGGCTCTTGTAgccgtccatgtccatgtcccaaTGGCCAGCGCAGCGAACTCCAACCTGTTCCGGGACTACATCGGCGCCATCTTCAACGGCGTCAAGTTCACCGACGTTCCCATCAACCCGAGGGTCCGGTTCGACTTCATCATGGCCTTCGTCATCGACTACACCACCGCCACGGAGCCGCCCACCCCGACCAACGGGCAGTTCAACATCTTCTGGCAGAACTCGGTGCTGACGGCCTCCGCGGTGGCCGCCATCAAGCAGAGCAACCCGAACGTGCGGGTGGCCGTCAGCCTCGGCGGCGCCACCGTGAACGACCGGCCGGTGTTCTTCAACATCACCTCCGTGGAGTCCTGGGTGCAGAACGCCGTCTCCTCCCTGACCACCATCGTCCAGGAGTACAACCTTGACGGCATCGACATCGACTACGAGCAGTTCCAGGCCGACCCGGCCACCTTCGCCGAGTGCATCGGCCGCCTGGTGACCACGCTCAAGAGCAACGGCGTGATCAAGTTCGCGTCCATCGCGCCGTACGGCAACGCCGACGTGCAGCGCCATTACCAGGCGCTGTGGGCGAGCTACGGGAGCGTCATAGACTACGTCAACTTCCAGTTCTACGCCTACGGCGCCAGCACGACGGAGGCGCAGTACGTGGACTTCTTCGACCAGCAGCTCGTCAACTACCCCGGGGGCAACATCCTGGCCAGCTTCACCACGGCGCCCACCACGACGTCGGTGTCCATCAACACGTCGCTCAGCGCTTGCCAGACGCTGCAGTCGCAGGGCAAGCTCTACGGGATCTTCATCTGGGCTGCCGATCATTCCAGGAGCCAAGGATTTAAGTACGACACACAAGCACAAGCGCTGCTCGCCAACGCCCCAGCTGGCTACTAG